From a region of the Theobroma cacao cultivar B97-61/B2 chromosome 8, Criollo_cocoa_genome_V2, whole genome shotgun sequence genome:
- the LOC18592257 gene encoding uncharacterized protein LOC18592257, translating to MAKVSKVQKSGSSHKKVSPFLLPSYPKKAGKGSRKKKCSKASEKKDWEAAKCSVCLEFPHNAVLLLCSSYDKGCRPYMCATSRRFSNCLEQYKKAYTKVTSVDNGLVDNASLDSGGGQPTEKMEVPELLCPLCRGQVKGWTVVEPVRKYLNQKKRACMQDKCLFVGTYKELRKHVRAKHPLARPRAVDPVLEEKWKKFENERERNDVISTIMSSTPGAVVLGDYVIEPGYRGIYRDEYDSDDSLDDGFLHLDSSARLPTRFMDYGLIEDDDFGMHQAFRAVAPVARTRPARLLGSVGLRRIPRVRGRNGSG from the coding sequence ATGGCCAAAGTTAGCAAGGTGCAAAAGTCTGGTTCTAGTCATAAAAAGGTGAGTCCTTTTTTATTGCCATCTTATCCAAAGAAGGCTGGCAAAGGATCCCGAAAGAAAAAATGCTCCAAAGCTTCAGAGAAGAAAGATTGGGAAGCTGCAAAATGTTCAGTTTGTCTGGAGTTCCCGCACAATGCTGTTCTCCTCCTTTGTTCCTCTTATGATAAGGGTTGCCGCCCATACATGTGTGCTACTAGCCGGCGCTTTTCCAATTGTCTTGAGCAATACAAAAAGGCCTACACTAAAGTAACTTCAGTTGACAATGGGTTGGTGGATAATGCAAGTCTTGATTCAGGTGGGGGGCAGCCCACTGAAAAGATGGAAGTACCGGAGCTTCTGTGCCCGCTATGTCGGGGACAAGTTAAGGGTTGGACAGTGGTAGAACCTGTACGAAAATATCTCAATCAGAAAAAAAGGGCTTGCATGCAAGACAAGTGCTTGTTTGTTGGAACTTACAAAGAACTCAGGAAACATGTTAGGGCAAAGCACCCATTGGCACGACCTCGAGCAGTGGACCCTGTtcttgaagaaaaatggaaaaagtttgaaaatgaGAGAGAGCGGAATGATGTGATCAGTACAATCATGTCATCAACACCAGGGGCAGTGGTGTTGGGGGATTATGTTATTGAGCCAGGCTATCGCGGTATCTACAGAGATGAATATGATTCAGATGACTCTTTAGACGATGGTTTTCTTCATCTAGATTCATCTGCTCGCTTGCCTACTAGATTCATGGACTATGGTCTGATTGAGGATGATGACTTTGGGATGCACCAAGCTTTTCGTGCTGTTGCCCCAGTAGCTCGTACTCGGCCTGCTCGCTTGTTGGGGTCAGTGGGACTAAGGCGAATCCCTAGGGTTCGAGGACGTAATGGGAGTGGGTAA